Genomic DNA from Candidatus Kapaibacterium sp.:
CATTCCACTACTTTCTGCTTCTGTTTTAATGTTTTTTTCTACTTTTTTCCATTCTACACCGAAAGGAGGATTTGACAACATGTAATCGAACTTTTCTCCAACGAATCCATCAACTGTGAAAGTATTACCAAATTTGATGTTACTTGGATTCTGTCCCTTTATCAGCATATCAGATTTGCAAACGGCGTATGATTCAGGATTAAGTTCTTGTCCGAATACTTTCAGTTCCGCTTTTGGGTTGAGTTCTTTCACGTATTGTTCGCCAACTGAAAGCATACCACCTGTTCCACAAGCTGGGTCATAAAGAGTTTTGACAATTCCTTTTTGTGTTAAAATATCCTTATCCTCTATAAATAGCACATTGACCATTAGGCGTATTACCTCTCGGGGCGTAAAGTGTTCCCCTGCGGTTTCATTGGATTCTTCCGCGAATTTTCGGATGAGTTCCTCAAAAGTATATCCCATCTCCATTGAATCCATATCGGAAAGGTCAATTTCCTGAAAGTTTTTCACTACTTTGAAAAGTATATCTGTTTTAGGGTCATCCATCCGGTCTATTTGAGTATCAAAATTGAAGTACTCAATTATTTCCCGGGCACTGGTTGAAAAGCCATTAATATAATTTCTAAGATTTGCAGCAACATTGTTAGGGTCCGCAATTAGATTGTTGAAATTGTATTGACTCCTATTATGGAAGTTGAATCCGGCTATTTTATTGAGTGCAAGGTCTTTCGCACTTTCTTTAAGTGAATCTACTATTGGTAGGTAGTTCACTATTTTACTCTTTGTAGGTTCGAGCACACAGTCCAATCTTCTCAAAACTGTCATAGGAAGTATTACTTTTCCGTAATCTGACCGTTTATAGTCACCCCTCAGTAAGTCTGCTACTCTCCATATCAGGTCAGCTTTTTCTTTGAAATTTTTCATATTCTATCGTGTCGCCTTCAATTTCCTTAGTTAGATGTTACAAAAAACATAAAAAACTTTGCATTTATATTTATTTTCTACGAATATAAGCATAAGAACGTAATATATTGACATGTGTAAATAAATATTTTTCCGCTTAGTGATAGCGTTCGATTTGTAAACTTTGAAGTTTTGGGGTATGGATAGGGTATCGATTGGGTATCAAGACGGTACGAACACCCCCGAAAGCAGAATATCAAGACACAAACACCCGG
This window encodes:
- a CDS encoding type I restriction-modification system subunit M — encoded protein: MKNFKEKADLIWRVADLLRGDYKRSDYGKVILPMTVLRRLDCVLEPTKSKIVNYLPIVDSLKESAKDLALNKIAGFNFHNRSQYNFNNLIADPNNVAANLRNYINGFSTSAREIIEYFNFDTQIDRMDDPKTDILFKVVKNFQEIDLSDMDSMEMGYTFEELIRKFAEESNETAGEHFTPREVIRLMVNVLFIEDKDILTQKGIVKTLYDPACGTGGMLSVGEQYVKELNPKAELKVFGQELNPESYAVCKSDMLIKGQNPSNIKFGNTFTVDGFVGEKFDYMLSNPPFGVEWKKVEKNIKTEAESSGMRGRFGAGLPRINDGSFLFLQHMISKMKSGGTRIGIVFNGSPLFSGAAESGESNIRKWIIENDWLEAVIALPDQLFYNTGISTYIWIVTNKKSKERIGKVQLINATGAKDEELTKIGKLGFNRFWQKMDKSLGSKRKKIAENGNEKGIGFITQLYGNFEENEFVKICPNEFFGYWRITVEQPLKEKGKVVKIKGEPKPDSALRDYENIPFLKKAKNGKLVPQKIEEYFQKEVIPHLPDAWIDNSKTKIGYEINFTKYFYEFKPLRNLNEIRKDILELESKVLGKIKEIIV